The Fusobacteriaceae bacterium genome includes a window with the following:
- a CDS encoding PLP-dependent aspartate aminotransferase family protein, translated as MPKKIDGSFGFMTRAVHGGNEVDRETGAIRRPITMANSYELPYDPSNINWSTADGNVYTRNGGANQRYLQEKLALLHGTPDCVVLATGVAALSGVFFTFLKAGDHIVMSDSTYIAAYRLINELFPAKSGIEKTLVDSSDVENVRAAMRPNTKLVHIETPSNPTIKISDIQAIARVAHEKGALLSVDNTFASPYNQRPYELGADLTIESLTKYINGHGDAMGGAVLGKKELIDEIRGQAMVNLGGAISPFNAWLIMRGAATLPLRMPQHNRSAHKIAEFLQSLPQVRFVAWPGLATHKNHDVALRQMKEGFGGVLSFGLNSDHDGHNRFVSKLRIMTNAVSLGHDETLIVFLGENDERQYLYGEEFHKGFFRLSVGLEDTEDLIADIRQALAAAGI; from the coding sequence ATGCCCAAAAAAATCGACGGTTCCTTCGGTTTCATGACCCGGGCCGTCCACGGCGGCAACGAAGTTGACCGGGAGACCGGCGCTATTCGCCGTCCCATTACCATGGCAAACAGCTATGAGCTTCCCTATGATCCGTCCAACATCAACTGGAGTACGGCCGACGGCAACGTCTATACCCGGAACGGCGGCGCCAACCAGCGCTATTTGCAGGAAAAACTGGCGCTTTTGCACGGGACGCCCGATTGCGTCGTGCTGGCTACGGGAGTCGCGGCCCTCTCCGGCGTATTTTTCACGTTCCTCAAGGCCGGGGACCATATTGTGATGTCGGATTCCACCTATATCGCGGCTTACCGGCTCATCAACGAACTCTTTCCCGCCAAATCCGGCATAGAAAAGACCCTCGTGGATTCAAGCGACGTGGAAAACGTCCGGGCGGCCATGCGACCAAATACAAAATTAGTCCACATTGAGACGCCTTCCAATCCCACGATCAAAATCAGCGATATTCAAGCCATCGCCCGTGTTGCCCATGAAAAGGGGGCGCTCCTTTCCGTGGACAACACATTTGCCTCCCCCTACAACCAGCGGCCCTACGAACTGGGGGCGGATCTCACGATCGAGAGCCTCACGAAATACATCAACGGGCACGGCGACGCCATGGGCGGCGCGGTATTGGGGAAAAAGGAACTGATCGACGAAATCCGCGGGCAGGCCATGGTGAATCTGGGCGGGGCCATCAGCCCCTTCAACGCGTGGCTCATCATGCGGGGCGCGGCCACTTTGCCCCTGCGGATGCCCCAGCACAACCGCTCGGCCCACAAGATCGCGGAATTTTTACAGAGCCTGCCCCAGGTGCGCTTTGTGGCCTGGCCGGGGCTCGCGACCCACAAAAACCACGACGTGGCGCTCCGGCAGATGAAGGAAGGCTTCGGCGGCGTGCTCTCCTTTGGCCTCAACAGCGACCACGACGGCCACAACCGCTTCGTGAGCAAGCTCAGGATCATGACAAACGCCGTTTCCCTCGGGCATGATGAGACGTTGATTGTCTTTTTGGGGGAAAATGACGAGCGGCAATATCTGTACGG
- a CDS encoding DUF169 domain-containing protein, with product VKIYKKGEEVPGDIRAKSPRKDFGHRLAICQGVTMARKLGAVLKYSMEDQSCPLAQFILGYAEVPDMIKDGSVVYPLYTGSLEAGKVTQDTTPQMPVKDTETIVFAPLHRASFEPDVIIIYGNGAQIIRMVQGAIYEKGGYVESRFSGRGCCGSEISVPYSQDKCNVTLPGGGERVFGLTSDDEIAFSVPKSQFRSFIDGVIATHKAGAARIPTPIGGLTTEPAWPHAYKKLYDYYNGEK from the coding sequence GTCAAAATCTACAAAAAGGGGGAGGAGGTCCCCGGCGACATCCGGGCAAAGTCTCCGCGCAAGGATTTCGGGCACAGGCTCGCGATCTGCCAGGGCGTCACCATGGCCAGAAAGCTGGGCGCGGTCTTGAAATACAGCATGGAAGACCAGTCCTGCCCGCTGGCGCAGTTTATCCTGGGCTACGCGGAGGTTCCCGACATGATCAAGGATGGGAGCGTCGTATATCCCCTCTATACGGGGAGCCTAGAGGCCGGAAAGGTGACGCAGGACACGACGCCCCAAATGCCCGTAAAAGATACGGAAACCATCGTATTTGCCCCGCTCCACAGGGCGAGTTTCGAGCCCGACGTCATCATCATCTACGGCAACGGCGCGCAGATCATCCGCATGGTGCAGGGCGCCATCTACGAAAAGGGCGGCTATGTGGAATCCCGTTTTTCGGGGAGAGGCTGCTGCGGCAGTGAGATCTCCGTCCCCTACAGTCAGGACAAGTGCAATGTCACGCTTCCCGGCGGCGGCGAACGGGTCTTCGGGCTTACCTCTGACGACGAGATCGCCTTTTCCGTCCCGAAATCACAGTTCCGTTCGTTTATCGACGGCGTCATCGCGACCCACAAGGCGGGCGCGGCCCGGATCCCGACCCCCATCGGCGGCCTGACCACGGAACCGGCCTGGCCTCACGCCTACAAAAAGCTCTACGACTACTACAACGGGGAAAAGTAA